The genomic segment CGTGCGAGTGCTGGGCCGTCAACCGGACCAGCTCGTCGGCCGTGTGGAACCCGTGGGTCACCACCGCGCCGCGCCGGTCCGGGTCCGTCAGATAGACGACGAGGCGCCGCTCCACCAGCGGCCCCAGCACGTCCTCAAGGGCGTCGAGCGAGTCGATCGGGGCCATGCGGGCGGCGCGGGTGCGCAGGTCGCCTTTCGTCTGCGGGCCGCGCAGGAGCAGCTCGGCCAGCACCGCGAGTTCGGGGCCGCCGCCCGTCCACACCGCGTACAGCTCGTGGCGGAACCGGTCCACCCGGCCGCCGGTGATGCGCGTCACCAGCCCGCGCGGCTGGAGCGCCTCGACCGCCTCCTCGACCTCCACCTCGTCCAGTTCCAGCACCGGGTCGCGGTTCGACTTCTGGTTGCACCCGGTGACGAGGGCGTTGAGCGAGAGCGGGTACGAGTCCGCGGTTTTCGAGGTCTTCTGCTTCTCGACCAGCACCCCGAGGATGCGCCGCTCGATCGGCGAGAGCGGGTCCCAGGTCGGCCCCGGCGCGGGTGTCGGAGCGGGGGCGGGGGCGTTCGGGGCCGGCTGCGGTTGGGGCGATGGGGTCGCGTCCGCCGACATGTCAACCGCTCCAGAGTAGGGCGAGGGCGCGCGGGTCCGTTCCACGTACTTTTGTCTTACGAACTGTGAGACGGGGTGAAAAGTGGTTCGACAACTGGGCCGTCGCATGCCCGTTGAACGC from the Frigoriglobus tundricola genome contains:
- a CDS encoding DUF480 domain-containing protein, whose product is MSADATPSPQPQPAPNAPAPAPTPAPGPTWDPLSPIERRILGVLVEKQKTSKTADSYPLSLNALVTGCNQKSNRDPVLELDEVEVEEAVEALQPRGLVTRITGGRVDRFRHELYAVWTGGGPELAVLAELLLRGPQTKGDLRTRAARMAPIDSLDALEDVLGPLVERRLVVYLTDPDRRGAVVTHGFHTADELVRLTAQHSHAPTPVAELAPVPGRAAAPAGGLEAKLTAAVAEIDALKARVAALETQLADALKRPVPPAGG